A segment of the Verrucomicrobiia bacterium genome:
CGCCAGGCTTTCAAGCTGCTGGGTGCGCGCTACGGATGGGGCGGGCAGTACAACGGCCGGGACTGCTCGGGCTTCACGCACGACGTGTTTCTCAGTTTGGGCGCGGAAATCCCGCGCGATTCCAAGTATCAGTCCATCATCGGAACGCAGATCAGTGCATTCACGCCTTACAAAGACGCGCAGGCCAAGATCCAGGCCCTCCGCTCCTCGGCCCCCGGCATGACGCTGATCA
Coding sequences within it:
- a CDS encoding NlpC/P60 family protein translates to RQAFKLLGARYGWGGQYNGRDCSGFTHDVFLSLGAEIPRDSKYQSIIGTQISAFTPYKDAQAKIQALRSSAPGMTLIKMPAHMMLYLGEVNGNFYVIHSTWAERYDMKSDAKNRINQVVVSDLTLNGKSYLGSLFDRIVGINEMN